GCTACCCCGAGGGCAAGGACACGCTGAGGGAGACCATCAAGTTCATGTACACGGACTGGGCCGACAAGGAGAACCCCGAGACCCGGCGCAAGACGCTGGTGGCCCTGTTCACCGACCACCAGTGGGTGGCCCCCGCCGTGGCCACGGCCGACCTGCACGCCCAGTACGGCTCGCCCACCTACTTCTACGCCTTCTACCACCACTGCCAGAGCGAGATGAAGCCGGGCTGGGCGGACGCGGCCCACGGGGACGAGGTCCCCTACGTCTTCGGCATCCCCATGATCGGCCCCACCGAGCTCTTCAGCTGCAACTTCTCCAAGAATGACGTCATGCTCAGCGCCGTGGTCATGACCTACTGGACCAACTTCGCCAAGACCGGGTAGGTCGTGGCCCTCGAacccccacccgcacccaccCCCGGCCAGGCCGGTCCAGCGGTGGCCTTGCTCCCGGGTGTCTGGTTGCTCCTCTGTGTTTTTtgtgggttgttgtgtgtttttttcttccgatatttttccatcgattcttatttctttattatcctctctaataaagaggtgatatgcaaattgaccgtcactccaacacacaagatggccagcagggaagggcagttgggagggaccaggcctgcaggggagggcagttatgggcaaccaggccggcaggggagggcagttaggagaaagcaggctggcaggggagggcagttgggggcaaccaggctggcagaggagggtggttaggggcgatcaggccggcaggggagggcagttaggggcaagcaggttggcaggggagggtggttaggggcgatcaggcaggcaggcaggtgagcagttaggagccagtggtcccggattgcgagagggatcggacctaaactggcagtcagtatgctaattagaccagacgtctttcggacaaagccacagtggcagaggctgaggcagaggtggttaggagccatcaggccagcaggggagggcggttacgggtgatcaggctggcaggggagcagttaggggcgatcaggccagcaggggagcagttaggggtgatcaggctagcaggggagcagttagggggcgatcaggctggcaggggagcagttaggggcgatcaggccagcaggggagcagttaggggtgatcaggctagcaggggagcagttagggggcgatcaggctggcaggggagcagttagggggcgatcaggccagcaggggagcagttagggggcgatcaggctagcaggggagcagttagggggcgatcagggcagcaggggagcagttaggcgtcgatcaggctggcagggtagtggttaggggacgatcaggctggcaggcaggcgagtggttgggagccagcagtcctggattgtgagagggatgacccagattggagagggtgcaggctggactgagggacacacaaCCCTTCTGACCctcttgtgcacaaatttcgtgcaccaggcttctagtctatatatatatataaagctaatatgcaaattgtcccctcagaagttcgattgctcgctatgacgtgccctgaccaccaggaggcggtgCAGAATGAAGAGAGGCCCcgccggcagccggaaggccctgattggccctgatcactgcccaggcctaggggccctacctgtgcatgaatttcatgcactgggcctctagtttacaatatatataaatactagaggccccgtgcacgaaatcccgcaaggggctgggccctcgcagccccagcttcgtgcGGAAGGTCGTTCAGTTCTCTGGTCCGAatgagcatattacacttttatgatTGTAGATAGACacatatgttatttaaaaaaaatttttttacggatttcagagaggaaaggagagggagagacagttcGAAATAtccatgttgagagagaatcatggatcggctgcctcccgcacgccccctactggggatcgagcccacaaccccgggcacgtgccctcggccaggaatcgaacctgggacccttaagtctgcaggccgacgctctatccactgagccacaccggccagggcagctaCAAtacaccctgaccgggaatcgaacccgggacctcctggttcctaggtcgacgctcaaccaccgagccacaccggccgggctggaaataaactttttaatcattttgggttttcttttcttgcttttttttttttttaatgcaaagccGGTGTCATTTATCATCGATTTAACTGAAGCATTAAAAGAAAATTGTGGAAGCCAAACAAAGCCATTAAATTCTCGTTAGCTCTCCTGCCCGCCCGAGGGCTCTGCAGCTGAGGCTGCCTCCCTTTGTTTAaacatgaaagaaagagaaagatgaagggaattaattagtggtAAGCCGGCCTCAGGGTGATACCTTCCACGGGTCCCAGGGAACGCGGAGCCTGGACGGAAAACCCCGCAGGATTCTGTCTTTGGAGGCTCTGAACGCCGAGACCGCGGTTCCTAACAATCACTCTGCCCTCAACTGTGTTTTCCTCCCTcgggggcctggccagtgtgctcagcggttagagcgtcgacctaggaaccaggaggtcagggttcgatacccatcaaggtcacgtacctgggtggtgggctcgatccccagtagggggtgtgcaggaggcagccgatgcatgattctctctcatcgtcaatgtttctatctcttcttccttctctgaaatctataaaactcctctataataaaaggctaatatgcaaattgtcccctcaggagtgcGACCGcccgctatgacatgcgctgaccaccagggggcggtgcagaatgcaggaggccctggctggtagctgGGCAAGGAAGGCCCCCATCGGCCCTAATTGCAGACCAGGTCTAGGGAACCTACCTaggcatgaattccatgcactgggcctctagtatatacatatttaaattaaaaatattgctcctagccggtatggctcagtggataggacatcagcctgtggcctggatggtcctgggttcgattccctgtcccgggcacaggcccaggttgcgggctccatccccagcagggggcgtgcaggaggcggccggtccacgattctctctcctcatggatgtttctatctccctctttctttcctctgtgagatcaataaaaatatgaaagaaaaaaataaagaaatctcaCTGAGGAAACAAGACAGAGACGGTGGAGGGCCCCACATTCCGTTAGAACGTCATCCAAGTAGGAGCTGATTCCGTATCTGCCCCTCACGGGGTGCAGAGCTGAAATGACACGCAGGCACGCTCATGCAATgagttgcttttttttcttttttcttcaattaATGTGGAAAGCTCGTTGGCACGCCAAGGAGGCCACTCGGAACTTCCCTGGATGCGCAGAGCAAAATGCACTCGAAAGCCAAGTACATACGGAACGTGATTTCCCCGGCAGCAGCCGGATTGACGAGAAAAAGGGGGAGATGGATAGCGGATGGGCACAGTCGAGCGACTGAGGTGTTGGTGAGCGAGTGACAAGGGGTTCAGAGGTCGTTGCTAGCTAGTTGGTGATTTGCAAAAGggttgtggccctggccggtgtggctcagtggttgagcatcgacctaggaaccaggaagtcagggttcgattcccggtcaagggcacatgcccgggttgcggtctccatccccaatagggggcgtgcaggaggtagccggtccatgattctctctgatcatggatgtttctatctctctctccctctcccttcctctctctggaatcaataaatatatatctctcGTGCACGTAGGACCACAATGTTGGCACGACTCCCAACATGCATTGCTGTGACTATCTGGTAGAAGGTTCAATGTTTGCACTTCGCCAAGGACATCCTGATATGCCCAATGGCTCATATGATGTGCgtggcggggaggggagcagagagaaagagagagatgcacagagatagagaaagagggagatatattaagagagagacacagagagaaagagagagagagggcaagggagATAGATATAGAAAGACAGagagggccctagctggtgtgtctcagtgggtgagcatcggcctatggactgatgggtcccgggttcgattccggtcatgggcacatgtggggtctggctggctcctcccacccaATGGCGACCCATGAGGTGGGCCGGCTGGGTGGAGGtgccgcgggagggctccagggtgtgtccggcccgtctcactcagtcctgatcagccggaccccagcagcaagctcacctaccggtcggagctccttgcccatggtggtcagtgcacgtcatagcgactggtcgaccgtctgccccctggtggtcagtgcacgtcacagcgagcggttgagcggccttagcatatcattagcatattacgctttgattggttgaacggacgactggcCGCCCGgatgcttagcatattaggcttttattatatgtctAATAACAGGGTGATATGCAGATCGGTTGAGATGCCGTCACAGAACGACCAATCAGCAGGCTGCGTGTGCAGCAGgagcgggtgggtggggacttacAGCAtcggtgggcggggacttgaggCTCGCATCCCTGCCCCCGGCAAAGGgccaatagcaatattaaaatatttcctttaattaatttaacttttaatgtgcacaaatttcgtgtaccaggccacAAGTATAGAATATAATAGGAGATAGATCGATGGATCGATAggtatatagagatagatagatagatagatagatagatagatagatagatagatatactagaggcccggtgcacaaaaaattgtgcacacaggggggtccctcagcccggcctgtgccctctctcagcctgggaccccttgggggatgtccacctgctggcttaggcccgctccctgggggggatttggcctaagatggcagtcagacatccctctggcagcccgggagccctcgggggatgtccacctgctggcttaggcccgctccctgagggattgggcctaagctggcagtcagacatccctctggcagcccgggagccctcgggggatgtccacctgctggcttaggcccactccctgagggattgggcctaagctggcaatcagacatccctctggcagcccaggagccctcgggggatgtccacttgccagcggggcccaggcctaagctgcagtcggacatccttagcgctgctgaggaggcgggagaggctcccaccaccaccgctgtcctggcagccgtcagcctggcttgtggctgagcagagctccccctgtgggagcgcactgaccaccagagggcagctcccgcattgagcatctgcgccctggtggtcagtgtgtgtcatagcgaccggtcatccccagtcgttctgctgtgagggtccatttgcatatcacccttttattctataggataggAAGATGTAGTTGTGCCACGTGGAAGCACAtgacttcctttctctctctctctctctctctctctccgtcccccctctccccagggacCCCAACCAGCCGGTGCCTCAGGACACCAAGTTCATCCACACCAAACCCAACCGCTTCGAGGAGGTGGCCTGGTCCAAGTACAACCCCAAGGACCAGCTGTACCTGCACATCGGCCTCAAGCCCCGCGTCCGCGACCACTACCGGGCCACGAAGGTGGCCTTCTGGCTCGAGCTGGTGCCCCACCTGCACAACCTGAACGAGATCTTCCAGTACGTCTCCACCACGACCAAGGTGCCCCCGCCGGACATGACCTCCTTCCCCTACGGCACCCGGCGGTCCCCGGCCAAGACCTGGCCCACCACCAAGCGCCCGGCCATCACGCCCGCCAGCGGCCCCAAGCACGCCAAGGACCCCCCGAAGACGGGCCCCGAGGACACCACCGTCCTCATCGAGACCAAGCGCGACTACTCCACGGAGCTCAGCGTCACCATCGCCGTGGGCGCCTCGCTCCTCTTCCTGAACATCCTGGCCTTCGCCGCGCTCTACTACAAGAAGGACAAGCGGCGCCACGAGACGCAccggcgccccagcccccagcgCAACGCCGCCAACGACATCGCCCACATCCGCCACGAGGAGATCATGTCCCTGCAGATGAAGCAGCTGGAGCACGAGCACGAGTGCGAGTCGCTGCAGGCGCACGACACGCTGCGGCTCACGTGCCCGCCCGACTACACCCTCACCTTGCGGCGCTCGCCCGACGACGTCCCGCTCATGACCCCCAACACCATCACCATGATCCCCAACACGCTGACGGGCATGCAGCCCCTGCACACCTTCAACACCTTCAGCGGCGGCCAGAACAGTAGCAACCTACCCCACGGGCACTCCACCACCCGGGTATAGCTCGGCCGCCcgcctccccgtcccccccacaccccccgccaCGTGCCCGGAGAGCGCGAGAGACTCCAGACGGCACATCGCCACCCCAGGAATGTTCTCCATCTCACGCACATCCAACAAAATATAACAGAACGAAAAAGCAAaactagacacacacacacacacacacacacatgcagaaggGCCGTCCCTCGCCGGGCGCCCGTGGGCCCATCCGCGGGCCGCGACTCCCCGTATGACGAGATCAACTCCTGACCCTACGAAATGTGAAGACTGGGCATGGCCTTGGAGGTCATGACGCGTTCATACCCCTTCGTGGTTCCCGCCCACCACCGCCCACCTCGCGTGGGGACAAGACGGACGTCCGCCCGTCCCCGATGCCTAGAGGTTTCCGAACTAACCCTACGACCGGACGCTTCTGGAACTTAGCCAGGGACAGATCatgtgtttgttgtgttttttttttttttttaaaaaaatgatcatttcaaaaagataataataatgaataataacGATAAAAGTTCTTTACGTGCCAACAGATGGCTGTAGGTAAGGGAAGAGAGAGTCGGTGGGCTGCTACCCATCCCGTGGAACTGTCCCTCTCGTGGGACAGCAACGTCGAGTTTTAtccttaaaataaagaaagaactgACTACGCAGCCAGGCACGTCGGTTTCTGGGCAAAGAGAGACGTTCCGAACTCTGTTTAAGAACCTTTGTAAAGTTCAGGAGGACTTGTACATAGCTGTGAGCTtccacacgcgcacacacacagaaaacacgcacacacacacgcacacacacaaagctTCTATCGGTGTTTTTCGTTGGAAAGCGCTCTTAGCGAGGTCGTCCGTTTCCCGCCATTGTGGTCTCTGTGTATATAACTataaatctatataaatatacGCGTTAGTCATAGCCCCTCTGTTCCCCCCGGGACGTAGCGGGAGGTCCCTGTTCGGAATCCCTCGTGGGCCATGAAGACGTGAGGGTTTTTGTAATGCGTTTTCTGGGtcgccggggggcggggggggggggtcgcccAGCggtttccccctcaccccccggaCCGCCTGTGTGGTCCAGGTTGTACAAAAGTGCATGTGGAGCATCCTGCCGAGACTGCTGTTGCTTTAGGAAacgtttcttttctctctgtgcgtgtgtgtgcgtgtgtgtgtgtgtgaaagccttTATGAAGTAGCAGCCTGCAGACGGATCCCTCACGTGGAGTCTATGGACACATTGtcgtgtgtctgtgcgtgtgtgtgtgtgtgtgtgtgtgtgtgtgtgtgtgtgaaagccttTATGAAGAGCGGCCTGCAGACGGATCCCTCACGTGGAGTCTATAGATTgtcgtgtgtgtgcgtgtgtgtgtgtgtgtgtgtgtgtgaaagccttTATGAAGAGCGGCCTGCAGACGGATCCCTCACGTGGAGTCTATagattgtcgtgtgtgtgtgtgtgtgtgtgtgtgtgtgtgtgaaagccttTATGAAGTAGCAGCCTGCAGACGGATCCCTCACGTGGAGTCTATGGACACattgtcgtgtgtgtgtgcgtgtgtgtgtgtgtgtgtgtgtgtgtgtgtgaaagccttTATGAAGAGCGGCCTGCAGACGGATCCCTCACGTGGAGTCTATAGATTgtcgtgtgtgtgcgtgtgtgtgtgtgtgtgtgtgtgaaagccttTATGAAGAGCGGCCTGCAGACGGATCCCTCACGTGGAGTCTATAGATTgtcgtgtgtgtgcgtgtgtgtgtgcgtatgtgtgtgtgaaagcctTTATGAAGTAGCAGCCTGCAGACGGATCCCTCACGTGGAGTCTATGGACagattgtcgtgtgtgtgtgtgtgtgtgcgtgcgtgtgtgtgtgtgtgtgtgtgaaagccttTATGAAGAGCGGCCTGCAGACGGATCCCTCACGTGGAGTCTATagattgtcgtgtgtgtgtgtgtgtgtgtgtgtgtgtgtgtgtgtgaaagccttTATGAAGAGCGGCCTGCAGACGGATCCCTCACGTGGAGTCTATagattgtcgtgtgtgtgtgtgtgtgtgtgtgtgtgtgtgtgtgtgtgtgtgtgaaagccttTATGAAGTAGCGGCCTGCAGACGGATCCCTCATGTGGAGTCTATGGACAGATTgtcgtgtgtgtgcgtgtgtgtgtgtgtgtgtgtgtgtgtgaaagccttTATGAAGTAGCGGCCTGCAGACGGATCCCTCATGTGGAGTCTATGGACagattgtcgtgtgtgtgtgtgtgtgtgtgtgtgtgtgtgtgtgtgtgtgtgtgtgaaagccttTATGAAGAGCGGCCTGCAGACAGATCCCTCACGTGGAGTCTATagattgtcgtgtgtgtgtgtgtgtgtgtgtgtgtgcgcgtatgTGTGTGTTAAAGCCTTTATGAAGTAGCAGCCTGCAGACGGATCCCTCATGTGGAGTCTATGGACagattgtcgtgtgtgtgtgtgtgtgtgcgtgcgtgtgtgtgtgtgtgtgtgtgaaagccttTATGAAGAGCGGCCTGCAGACGGATCCCTCACGTGGAGTCTATagattgtcgtgtgtgtgtgtgcgtgcgtgtgtgtgtgtgtgtgtgtgaaagccttTATGAAGAGCGGCCTGCAGACGGATCCCTCACGTGGAGTCTATagattgtcgtgtgtgtgtgtgtgtgtgtgtgtgtgtgtgtgtgtgtgaaagccttTATGAAGAGCGGCCTGCAGACGGATCCCTCACGTGGAGTCTATagattgtcgtgtgtgtgtgtgtgtgtgtgtgtgtgtgtgtgtgtgtgtgtgaaagccttTATGAAGTAGCGGCCTGCAGACGGATCCCTCATGTGGAGTCTATGGACAGATTgtcgtgtgtgtgcgtgtgtgtgtgtgtgtgtgtgtgtgtgaaagccttTATGAAGTAGCGGCCTGCAGACGGATCCCTCATGTGGAGTCTATGGACagattgtcgtgtgtgtgtgtgtgtgtgtgtgtgtgtgtgtgtgtgtgtgtgaaagccttTATGAAGAGCGGCCTGCAGACAGATCCCTCACGTGGAGTCTATagattgtcgtgtgtgtgtgtgtgtgtgtgtgtgtgcgcgtatgTGTGTGTTAAAGCCTTTATGAAGTAGCAGCCTGCAGACGGATCCCTCATGTGGAGTCTATGGACagattgtcgtgtgtgtgtgtgtgcgtgtgtgtgtgtgtgtgtgtgtgtgtgtgaaagccttTATGAAGAGCGGCCTGCAGACAGATCCCTCACGTGGAGTCTATagattgtcgtgtgtgtgtgtgtgtgtgtgtgtgtgtgtgtgaaagccttTATGAAGTAGCGGCCTGCAGACAGATCCCTCACGTGGAGTCTATagattgtcgtgtgtgtgtgtgtgtgtgtgtgtgtgtgtgtgtgtgaaagccttTATGAAGAGCGGCCTGCAGACGGATCCCTCACGTGGAGTCTATagattgtcgtgtgtgtgtgtgtgtgtgtgtgtgtgaaagccttTATGAAGTAGCGGCCTGCAGACGGATCCCTCATGTGGAGTCTATGGACagattgtcgtgtgtgtgtgtgcgtgtgtgtgtgtgtgtgtgtgtgaaagccttTATGAAGTAGCGGCCTGCAGACGGATCCCTCATGTGGAGTCTATGGACagattgtcgtgtgtgtgtgtgtgtgtgtgtgtgtgtgtgtgtgtgtgtgaaagccttTATGAAGAGCGGCCTGCAGACAGATCCCTCACGTGGAGTCTATagattgtcgtgtgtgtgtgcgtgtgtgcgtgtgtgtgtgtgtgtgtgtgtgaaagccttTATGAAGTAGCAGCCTGCAGACGGATCCCTCACGTGGAGTCTATGGACagattgtcgtgtgtgtgtgcgtgtgtgtgtgtgtgtgtgtgtgtgtgtgaaagccttTATGAAGTAGCAGCCTGCAGACGGATCCCTCACGTGGAGTCTATagattgtcgtgtgtgtgtgtgtgtgtgtgtgtgtgtgtgtgtgtgtgtgaaagccttTATGAAATAGCAGCCTGCAGACGGATCCCTCACGTGGAGTCTATGGACagattgtcgtgtgtgtgtgtgtgtgtgtgtgtgtgtgtgtgtgtgtgtgaaagccttTATGAAGTAGCAGCCTGCAG
The sequence above is a segment of the Myotis daubentonii chromosome X, mMyoDau2.1, whole genome shotgun sequence genome. Coding sequences within it:
- the NLGN4X gene encoding neuroligin-4, X-linked isoform X2, whose protein sequence is MSRPRGLAWGPLALVSSSVYLWVTAFALRAAPAAGQAQYPVVNTNYGKIRGLRTPLPNEILGPVEQYLGVPYASPPTGERRFQPPEPPSSWTGVRNATQFAAVCPQHLDERSLLHDMLPVWFTANLDTLMTYVQDQNEDCLYLNIYVPTEDDIHDQSSKKPVMVYIHGGSYMEGTGNIIDGSILASYGNVIVITINYRLGILGFLSTGDQAAKGNYGLLDQIQALRWIEENVGAFGGDPKRVTIFGSGAGASCVSLLTLSHYSEGLFQKAIIQSGTALSSWAVNYQPAKYTRILADKVGCNMLDTTDLVECLRGKSHRELIQQTITPATYHISFGPVIDGDVIPDDPQILMEQGEFLNYDIMLGVNQGEGLKFVDGIVDSEDGVTPNDFDFSVSNFVDNLYGYPEGKDTLRETIKFMYTDWADKENPETRRKTLVALFTDHQWVAPAVATADLHAQYGSPTYFYAFYHHCQSEMKPGWADAAHGDEVPYVFGIPMIGPTELFSCNFSKNDVMLSAVVMTYWTNFAKTGDPNQPVPQDTKFIHTKPNRFEEVAWSKYNPKDQLYLHIGLKPRVRDHYRATKVAFWLELVPHLHNLNEIFQYVSTTTKVPPPDMTSFPYGTRRSPAKTWPTTKRPAITPASGPKHAKDPPKTGPEDTTVLIETKRDYSTELSVTIAVGASLLFLNILAFAALYYKKDKRRHETHRRPSPQRNAANDIAHIRHEEIMSLQMKQLEHEHECESLQAHDTLRLTCPPDYTLTLRRSPDDVPLMTPNTITMIPNTLTGMQPLHTFNTFSGGQNSSNLPHGHSTTRV